A single window of Lysobacter oculi DNA harbors:
- the ispG gene encoding flavodoxin-dependent (E)-4-hydroxy-3-methylbut-2-enyl-diphosphate synthase, translating into MNPELPLPEPPEFGARPRHPTRQVVVGKVAVGGDAPVVVQSMTNTDTADVASTVKQVAELWRAGSELVRITVNNAESAAAVPRIVEKLAMMGIDVPLIGDFHYNGHTLLTQEPACAEALAKYRINPGNVGFGKKKDTQFAQLIEFAIQYGKPVRIGANWGSLDQSLAATLMDENALRAEPWDAGRVLREALIRSALDSAHRAVELGLPAEKIILSAKVSGVQELIAVYRDLAARSDFALHLGLTEAGIGSKGIVASSAALAVLMQEGIGDTIRISLTPEPGQSRTQEVIVAQELLQTMGLRAFTPMVTACPGCGRTTSEFFQELAKVVQAHVREKMPEWKVTRPGAENMTLAVMGCIVNGPGESRHANIGISLPGTGETPAAPVFIDGEKAVTLRGDNIAGEFITLIDDYVERRYAAIID; encoded by the coding sequence ATGAATCCCGAACTCCCGTTGCCCGAGCCCCCCGAATTCGGCGCCCGTCCGCGCCACCCGACGCGCCAGGTCGTTGTCGGCAAGGTCGCGGTCGGTGGCGATGCGCCGGTGGTCGTGCAGTCGATGACCAATACCGACACCGCCGATGTCGCATCCACGGTGAAGCAGGTGGCCGAACTCTGGCGCGCCGGCTCCGAGCTGGTGCGGATCACGGTGAACAACGCGGAGTCCGCAGCCGCGGTGCCGCGCATCGTCGAGAAGCTGGCGATGATGGGCATCGACGTGCCGCTGATCGGCGACTTCCACTACAACGGCCACACGCTGCTGACCCAGGAGCCGGCCTGCGCCGAAGCACTGGCGAAGTACCGCATCAACCCCGGCAATGTCGGCTTCGGCAAGAAGAAGGACACCCAGTTCGCGCAGCTGATCGAGTTCGCCATCCAGTACGGCAAGCCGGTGCGTATCGGCGCCAACTGGGGTTCGCTGGACCAGTCGCTCGCCGCCACGCTGATGGACGAGAACGCGCTGCGCGCCGAGCCGTGGGATGCCGGCCGCGTGCTGCGCGAGGCGTTGATCCGCTCGGCGCTGGACTCGGCGCATCGCGCGGTGGAACTGGGCCTGCCGGCGGAAAAGATCATCCTCAGCGCGAAGGTGAGCGGCGTGCAGGAACTGATCGCGGTCTATCGCGACCTGGCCGCCCGCAGTGATTTCGCGCTGCACCTCGGCCTGACCGAGGCCGGCATCGGCAGCAAGGGCATCGTGGCGTCGAGCGCGGCGCTGGCGGTGTTGATGCAGGAAGGCATCGGCGACACCATCCGCATCTCGCTCACGCCGGAGCCGGGCCAGTCGCGCACGCAGGAAGTCATCGTCGCGCAGGAGCTGCTGCAGACCATGGGCCTGCGCGCGTTCACGCCGATGGTCACCGCCTGCCCGGGTTGCGGTCGCACCACGTCCGAGTTCTTCCAGGAGCTGGCGAAGGTGGTGCAGGCGCATGTGCGCGAGAAGATGCCGGAGTGGAAGGTCACCCGCCCCGGTGCCGAGAACATGACGCTCGCGGTGATGGGCTGCATCGTCAACGGGCCGGGCGAGTCGCGCCACGCCAACATCGGCATCTCGCTGCCGGGCACGGGCGAGACGCCGGCGGCGCCGGTGTTCATCGATGGTGAAAAGGCCGTCACCCTGCGCGGTGACAACATCGCCGGTGAATTCATCACCCTCATCGACGATTACGTTGAACGACGCTACGCCGCCATCATCGACTGA
- a CDS encoding DMT family transporter: MLASTLSFGLMAICIRLASRTEPTWEIAFFRNLFGLVALLPILAVPVLRSTQPRQALAGIVHTKQLSRYFIRCAIGVVSMFCGFWAIAHLPLSQAISLAYSSPIFVTIAAVLLLGEKVRMRRWMAVTIGFIGMLVIVRPGSHAFTPGLLVAIAAAVLSAIVAIQIKQLSKVDGPDTIVLWTYLFWVPMSLLPALPGWHWPQGEAWLWLALCGLFGTGGQWLWTRALKLGEVSALTPISFMQLPVVTFAGWWLFDETLDRWTLVGAAIILTATAYIAHREAQLAKRNATHAPSEAVEPGN; encoded by the coding sequence ATGCTGGCCAGCACACTGAGCTTCGGCCTGATGGCGATCTGCATCCGGCTCGCCTCCAGGACCGAACCGACCTGGGAAATCGCCTTCTTTCGCAATCTGTTCGGCCTGGTCGCGCTGCTGCCGATCCTGGCCGTGCCGGTGCTGCGTTCGACGCAGCCACGCCAGGCACTCGCCGGCATCGTCCACACGAAACAACTTTCGCGTTACTTCATCCGCTGCGCGATTGGCGTGGTCAGCATGTTCTGCGGCTTCTGGGCGATCGCCCACCTGCCGCTGTCGCAGGCGATCTCGCTGGCGTATTCCTCACCGATCTTCGTCACCATCGCCGCCGTGCTGCTGCTCGGCGAGAAAGTGCGGATGCGCCGCTGGATGGCGGTCACCATCGGCTTCATCGGCATGCTGGTGATCGTGCGGCCGGGCTCGCATGCGTTCACGCCGGGCCTGCTGGTGGCGATCGCGGCGGCGGTGCTGTCGGCCATCGTCGCCATCCAGATCAAGCAGCTGTCGAAGGTGGATGGGCCGGACACCATCGTGCTCTGGACCTATCTGTTCTGGGTGCCGATGTCGCTGCTGCCGGCCCTGCCCGGCTGGCACTGGCCGCAGGGCGAGGCGTGGCTGTGGCTGGCGCTGTGCGGCCTGTTCGGGACCGGCGGGCAATGGCTGTGGACGCGCGCGTTGAAGCTGGGCGAAGTCTCCGCGCTCACGCCGATCAGTTTCATGCAGTTGCCGGTGGTGACGTTCGCCGGCTGGTGGCTGTTCGATGAAACGCTCGACCGCTGGACGCTGGTCGGCGCCGCCATCATCCTCACCGCCACCGCCTACATCGCGCACCGCGAGGCGCAGCTGGCCAAGCGCAACGCGACCCATGCACCCAGCGAAGCGGTCGAGCCGGGCAACTGA
- a CDS encoding COG4705 family protein yields METVASRETEAALAKVPAITLGFWIIKILATTLGETGGDTLSMSMNLGYLVSTAIFAAVFIAFVLAQIRAMRFNAWLYWLTIIATTTLGTTPADFADRSLGIGYSGGSLLLLGLLSGSLWWWRRTLGSISVDSVSTPRAEWFYWITILFSQTLGTALGDWTADTAGLGYTGAAAIFGGLLALVAAAYYWTSISRTTLFWAAFVLTRPLGAVVGDFLDKPIAKGGLEVSRYTASFVLLVAIVICILVFPQRAARKPH; encoded by the coding sequence ATGGAGACCGTCGCATCCCGCGAAACCGAGGCCGCCCTCGCCAAGGTGCCGGCGATCACCCTGGGTTTCTGGATCATCAAGATCCTTGCCACCACGCTCGGCGAGACCGGCGGCGATACGTTGTCGATGTCGATGAATCTGGGCTACTTGGTCAGCACCGCGATTTTCGCTGCCGTCTTCATCGCGTTCGTGCTGGCGCAGATCCGCGCCATGCGCTTCAACGCATGGCTGTACTGGCTGACCATCATCGCCACCACCACGCTTGGCACCACCCCGGCCGACTTCGCCGACCGCTCGCTGGGCATCGGCTACAGCGGGGGCAGCCTGTTGCTGCTGGGGCTGCTGTCCGGCTCGCTGTGGTGGTGGCGGCGCACCCTGGGATCGATTTCGGTCGATTCGGTCAGCACCCCGCGCGCGGAATGGTTCTACTGGATCACCATCCTGTTCTCGCAGACGCTGGGCACCGCACTCGGCGACTGGACCGCCGATACCGCAGGACTGGGCTATACCGGCGCGGCGGCGATCTTCGGCGGCCTGCTAGCGCTGGTCGCGGCCGCCTATTACTGGACGTCGATTTCGCGCACCACGCTGTTCTGGGCGGCCTTCGTGCTAACCCGTCCGCTGGGCGCGGTGGTCGGCGACTTCCTCGACAAACCCATCGCGAAGGGCGGGCTGGAGGTCAGCCGCTACACCGCCTCGTTCGTGCTGCTGGTGGCGATCGTGATCTGCATCCTGGTCTTCCCGCAGCGTGCGGCCCGCAAGCCGCACTGA
- the amaB gene encoding L-piperidine-6-carboxylate dehydrogenase — MSHPVLDKLGLGAVESGSYLGQGEWSKTTDAGVLEPVNPTTGEVLGKVHASSKADYDTLMARAEAAFKVWRTTPAPKRGEAIRLCADALRTHKDALGSLVALEMGKSKPEGDGEVQEMIDIGEFAVGLSRQLYGLTMHSERPGHRMYEQWHPIGIVGVISAFNFPVAVWAWNSFIAAICGDITVWKPSPKTPLSAIASMKICNEALRAGGFPDIFFLFNDAGTELAQEFVDDRRVALVSFTGSTKVGRTVGERVARRMGRSLLELGGNNAIIVDETADLKLAIPAIVFGAVGTCGQRCTTTRRLIVHESRYDEVLAALIKAYGQVEGKIGDPTDPANLVGPLNSSDAVDAFLDSIAAAKAAGGKVQIGGEKIERKGFFVKPAIVTGLTNEAEVVQHETFAPILYVMKYADIADAIDMQNAVPQGLSSAIFTTNLKRAEAFLAASGSDCGIANVNIGTSGAEIGGAFGGEKETGGGRESGSDAWKAYMRRQTNTINYSDALPLAQGIKFDF; from the coding sequence ATGTCGCATCCCGTCCTCGACAAGCTCGGCCTTGGTGCCGTTGAATCCGGCAGCTACCTCGGCCAAGGCGAATGGTCGAAGACCACCGATGCCGGCGTGCTGGAACCGGTCAACCCCACCACCGGCGAGGTGCTGGGCAAGGTGCATGCCTCGTCCAAGGCCGACTACGACACCCTGATGGCACGCGCCGAAGCCGCCTTCAAGGTCTGGCGCACCACGCCCGCGCCGAAGCGCGGCGAAGCCATCCGCCTGTGCGCCGACGCGCTGCGTACCCACAAGGACGCGTTGGGCTCGCTGGTGGCGCTGGAGATGGGCAAGTCCAAGCCGGAAGGCGACGGCGAAGTGCAGGAAATGATCGACATCGGCGAGTTCGCGGTCGGTCTGTCGCGCCAGCTCTACGGCCTGACCATGCACAGCGAGCGCCCGGGCCACCGCATGTACGAGCAGTGGCACCCGATCGGCATCGTCGGGGTGATCTCGGCGTTCAACTTCCCGGTCGCGGTGTGGGCGTGGAACAGCTTCATCGCCGCCATCTGCGGTGACATCACGGTGTGGAAGCCGTCGCCGAAGACGCCGCTCTCGGCCATCGCCAGCATGAAGATCTGCAACGAGGCGCTGCGTGCCGGCGGCTTCCCCGACATCTTCTTCCTGTTCAACGATGCCGGCACCGAACTGGCACAGGAATTCGTCGATGACAGGCGCGTGGCGCTAGTCAGCTTCACCGGTTCGACCAAGGTCGGCCGCACGGTCGGTGAGCGCGTGGCGCGCCGCATGGGCCGCTCGCTGCTGGAGCTCGGCGGCAACAACGCGATCATCGTCGATGAAACCGCCGACCTGAAGCTGGCGATCCCGGCGATCGTGTTCGGCGCCGTCGGCACCTGCGGCCAGCGCTGCACCACGACGCGCCGCCTGATCGTCCACGAGTCGCGCTACGACGAAGTGTTGGCCGCGCTCATCAAGGCCTACGGGCAGGTCGAAGGCAAGATCGGCGACCCGACCGACCCGGCCAACCTGGTCGGACCGCTGAATTCCTCCGACGCGGTCGACGCCTTCCTCGACTCCATCGCCGCGGCCAAGGCGGCCGGCGGCAAGGTGCAGATCGGCGGCGAAAAGATAGAGCGCAAGGGCTTCTTCGTGAAGCCGGCCATCGTCACCGGCCTGACCAACGAAGCCGAGGTGGTGCAGCACGAGACCTTCGCGCCGATCCTCTACGTCATGAAGTACGCCGACATCGCGGACGCCATCGACATGCAGAACGCGGTGCCGCAGGGCCTGTCCTCGGCCATCTTCACCACCAACCTGAAGCGCGCCGAAGCCTTCCTGGCCGCGAGCGGCTCGGACTGCGGCATCGCCAACGTCAACATCGGCACCTCGGGTGCGGAGATCGGTGGCGCCTTCGGTGGCGAGAAGGAAACCGGCGGCGGCCGCGAATCCGGCAGCGATGCGTGGAAGGCCTACATGCGCCGCCAGACCAACACCATCAACTACTCCGACGCGCTGCCGCTGGCGCAGGGCATCAAGTTCGACTTCTGA
- a CDS encoding aldehyde dehydrogenase family protein translates to MKLKKSYPLYLANRPTESRETLEVFDKFSGKRATRVAFGDAALVRKAIVAGHKARPAMAAFPPDARRDVLEHCVTRFTERRDELAQALCIEAGKPIRDARGEVTRLIDTFRIAAGEATRIGGEVIELGISERTRGYRGMTRRFPVGLCSFITPFNFPLNLVAHKVAPAIAAGCPFVLKPAAKTPIGALIIGEVLAETDLPKGAFSIMPCSNEDAAQLVEDERIALLSFTGGLIGWDLKARAGKKKVTLELGGNAACIIDADPGAPLDHVVERLVFGAYYQSGQSCIGVQRIYAHRDIVEKLRKKLRDAVKALRMGDPRDEKTFIGPMIDEDAAKRVESWMRDAVKRGAKVLAGGPRAGNMLPAHLLEKVPHDCDLYRREAFGPVAFIEPFDDFADAIRRANDSDFGLQAGVFTGHLAHAMQAWEQLEVGGVIVGDIPSFRVDNMPYGGIKDSGLGREGVRWAIHDMTEERLLVLRQP, encoded by the coding sequence ATGAAGTTGAAGAAGTCCTACCCGCTCTACCTCGCCAACCGTCCCACGGAATCGCGCGAGACGCTGGAGGTCTTCGACAAATTCAGCGGCAAGCGCGCGACACGCGTGGCCTTTGGCGATGCCGCCCTGGTGCGCAAGGCCATCGTGGCCGGACACAAGGCACGCCCGGCGATGGCTGCGTTTCCGCCGGATGCCCGCCGCGACGTGCTGGAGCATTGCGTCACGCGCTTCACTGAACGCCGCGACGAACTGGCGCAAGCGCTGTGCATCGAAGCCGGCAAGCCGATCCGCGACGCACGCGGCGAAGTCACCCGGCTGATCGACACCTTCCGCATCGCCGCGGGTGAGGCTACGCGCATCGGCGGCGAAGTCATCGAACTCGGCATCAGCGAGCGCACCCGCGGCTATCGCGGCATGACGCGGCGTTTTCCGGTGGGGCTGTGCAGCTTCATCACCCCCTTCAATTTTCCGCTCAACCTGGTCGCGCACAAGGTCGCGCCGGCCATCGCCGCCGGCTGCCCGTTCGTGCTCAAACCCGCCGCGAAGACACCGATCGGCGCGCTGATCATCGGCGAGGTGCTGGCCGAAACCGACCTGCCCAAGGGCGCGTTCTCGATCATGCCCTGCTCCAACGAGGACGCAGCGCAATTGGTGGAAGACGAACGCATCGCGCTGCTCTCGTTCACGGGCGGGCTCATCGGCTGGGACCTGAAGGCGCGTGCCGGCAAGAAGAAGGTCACGCTGGAACTCGGTGGCAATGCCGCCTGCATCATCGATGCCGACCCGGGCGCACCGCTCGACCACGTCGTCGAGCGGCTGGTCTTCGGCGCGTACTACCAGAGCGGCCAGAGCTGCATCGGCGTGCAGCGGATCTACGCCCACCGCGACATCGTCGAAAAGCTGCGGAAAAAACTGCGCGATGCGGTGAAGGCGCTGCGGATGGGCGACCCGCGCGACGAGAAGACCTTCATCGGCCCGATGATCGACGAGGATGCCGCCAAGCGCGTCGAAAGCTGGATGAGGGATGCGGTCAAGCGCGGCGCGAAAGTGCTGGCCGGCGGCCCACGCGCCGGGAACATGCTGCCCGCCCATCTGCTGGAAAAAGTGCCGCACGACTGCGATCTGTACCGCAGGGAAGCCTTCGGCCCGGTCGCCTTCATCGAGCCCTTCGATGATTTCGCGGACGCCATCCGACGCGCCAACGACAGCGATTTCGGGCTGCAGGCGGGCGTGTTCACCGGCCATCTGGCCCATGCGATGCAGGCGTGGGAACAGCTGGAAGTCGGCGGCGTGATCGTCGGCGACATCCCCAGTTTCCGCGTTGACAACATGCCTTACGGCGGCATCAAGGACTCCGGGCTGGGCCGCGAAGGCGTGCGCTGGGCCATCCACGACATGACCGAAGAACGGCTGCTGGTGCTGCGCCAGCCGTAA
- a CDS encoding quinone-dependent dihydroorotate dehydrogenase → MYGLIRPLLFQLDAERAHRLALAWGDVAAASGLGRMMLPKAPAPFPTKLLGLTFPNPVGLAAGLDKNGEHIASLFALGFGFVEVGTVTPRPQEGNPRPRLFRVPEYRAIINRMGFNNLGVDALVRNVEALPTRLGILGINIGKNKDTPNESAARDYLHCLERVYPLADYVTVNISSPNTAGLRELQEEQQLRALVGTLREAQEKLAAQHGRRVPLLVKVSPDLTDEDVDAASRVLSDMGVDGVIATNTTVSRVAISQHPMAQQAGGLSGAPLLGRSTATLRRLRTRLPESMPLIGVGGILSGADAVAKTAAGAQLVQLYSGLVYRGPKLVGECVEAIRRRKEAPSSGMRIPND, encoded by the coding sequence ATGTACGGCCTGATCCGTCCCCTGCTGTTCCAGCTCGATGCCGAACGCGCGCACCGGCTTGCGCTGGCCTGGGGCGATGTCGCCGCGGCCTCGGGCCTGGGCCGGATGATGCTGCCGAAGGCACCGGCGCCGTTCCCGACCAAGCTGCTCGGGCTCACCTTCCCCAACCCGGTCGGGCTGGCGGCGGGCCTGGACAAGAACGGCGAGCACATCGCGTCGCTGTTCGCGCTGGGCTTCGGTTTCGTCGAAGTGGGCACGGTCACGCCGCGCCCGCAGGAAGGCAACCCGCGTCCGCGCCTGTTCCGCGTGCCGGAATACCGCGCCATCATCAACCGCATGGGTTTCAACAACCTCGGCGTCGATGCGCTGGTGCGCAACGTGGAGGCGCTGCCGACGCGGCTGGGCATCCTCGGCATCAACATCGGCAAGAACAAGGACACGCCCAACGAATCGGCGGCGCGTGACTACCTGCATTGCCTGGAGCGGGTCTATCCGCTGGCCGACTACGTGACGGTCAACATCTCCTCGCCCAATACCGCCGGCCTGCGCGAGCTGCAGGAAGAACAGCAGCTGCGTGCGCTGGTCGGCACCCTGCGCGAGGCGCAGGAAAAGCTGGCCGCGCAGCATGGCCGGCGCGTGCCGCTGCTGGTCAAGGTCTCGCCCGATCTCACCGATGAGGATGTCGATGCCGCCAGCCGCGTGCTGTCGGACATGGGCGTGGACGGCGTCATCGCCACCAACACCACGGTCAGCCGCGTGGCGATCAGCCAGCACCCGATGGCACAGCAGGCCGGTGGTCTGTCGGGGGCGCCGCTGCTCGGCCGCTCCACCGCCACGCTGCGCCGCCTTCGCACGCGCCTGCCGGAATCCATGCCGCTGATCGGCGTGGGCGGCATCCTGTCCGGCGCCGATGCGGTGGCGAAAACCGCCGCCGGCGCACAGCTGGTGCAGCTCTACAGCGGCCTGGTCTATCGCGGCCCGAAGCTGGTCGGCGAATGCGTAGAAGCGATCCGCCGGCGCAAGGAAGCCCCGAGCTCCGGCATGCGCATCCCCAATGACTGA
- the xseA gene encoding exodeoxyribonuclease VII large subunit produces MPIDAPADEILTPSQLNTLARNLLEDTFPLVWIEGELGNVARPSSGHLYLTLKDERAQVRAAMFKPKASWLPFVPREGMRVLARGRLTLYEARGEYQMVLDHMEEAGEGALRRAFEQLKAKLAAEGVFDAARKRPLPVFPRRIGVLTSPTGAAVRDVLSVLSRRFPLLEVDVLPVPVQGATAAAQIRGMLSRAITAGGYDVLVLARGGGSLEDLWAFNDEALARAIAASPIPIVSAVGHETDFTLADFAADLRAPTPSVAAELIAPDRVALAQRVRRLNQRLENQQAHQLRTAMQRLDRAALRLNAQRPQARLALLRARERDARRRLDAVLARRLQDAVTRTRHAGASLRAQAPERRIALLSQRLRALGPRPHAALQARMQLDQQKLIGLARALAAISPLATVARGYAILRREDGHLVRSAADARPGDAISAQLVDGELRMRVEP; encoded by the coding sequence ATGCCCATCGACGCGCCCGCCGACGAGATCCTGACGCCCAGCCAGCTCAACACGCTGGCGCGCAACCTGCTGGAGGACACCTTCCCGCTGGTGTGGATCGAAGGCGAGCTCGGCAACGTGGCGCGCCCGTCCTCCGGCCACCTCTACCTGACGCTCAAGGATGAACGCGCACAGGTGCGGGCGGCGATGTTCAAGCCGAAGGCCTCCTGGCTGCCGTTCGTGCCGCGCGAAGGCATGCGCGTGCTCGCGCGGGGCCGGCTGACCCTGTACGAGGCACGCGGCGAGTACCAGATGGTGCTCGACCACATGGAGGAAGCCGGCGAAGGCGCGCTGCGCCGGGCCTTCGAACAGCTCAAGGCGAAACTCGCGGCCGAAGGCGTGTTCGATGCCGCCCGCAAACGGCCACTGCCCGTGTTCCCGCGCCGCATCGGCGTGCTGACCTCGCCGACCGGCGCCGCCGTGCGCGACGTGCTCTCCGTGCTGTCGCGGCGTTTTCCTTTGCTTGAGGTCGATGTGCTGCCGGTGCCGGTGCAGGGCGCGACGGCGGCGGCGCAGATCCGCGGCATGCTCTCGCGCGCGATCACCGCCGGCGGCTACGACGTGCTGGTGCTGGCCCGCGGCGGCGGTTCGCTGGAAGACCTCTGGGCCTTCAATGATGAAGCATTGGCCCGCGCCATCGCCGCCTCGCCCATCCCCATCGTCAGCGCGGTCGGCCATGAGACCGACTTCACCCTGGCCGATTTCGCCGCCGACCTGCGCGCGCCCACGCCTTCCGTCGCCGCCGAGCTCATCGCGCCTGATCGCGTCGCCTTGGCGCAGCGCGTGCGCCGCCTGAACCAGCGGCTGGAAAACCAGCAGGCGCACCAGCTGCGCACGGCGATGCAGCGGCTCGATCGCGCCGCGCTGCGGCTGAACGCGCAACGCCCGCAGGCGCGGCTCGCCCTGCTCCGCGCCCGCGAACGCGACGCCCGACGCCGGCTGGACGCGGTCCTCGCCCGCCGCCTGCAGGACGCGGTGACCCGCACCCGCCATGCCGGCGCATCGCTGCGCGCACAGGCGCCGGAACGCCGCATCGCGCTGTTGTCGCAACGCCTGCGCGCGCTCGGCCCACGACCGCATGCCGCCTTGCAGGCACGGATGCAGCTGGACCAGCAGAAGCTGATCGGTCTCGCGCGTGCGCTGGCGGCGATCAGCCCGCTGGCCACCGTCGCGCGCGGCTACGCCATCCTGCGCCGCGAGGATGGCCATCTTGTGCGCAGCGCCGCCGATGCACGCCCCGGCGACGCGATCAGCGCGCAACTGGTCGATGGCGAGCTGCGGATGCGCGTCGAGCCCTGA
- the murB gene encoding UDP-N-acetylmuramate dehydrogenase, translated as MTEAAIRTQHDAPLPNTFGIAARARRLLQVDDLDALPDALAQAGRDALLVGGGSNLLLVAPEVDAVVQPVDARIEPLDDDGDSVRVRAAAGAVWHDFVMQTLANGWSGLENLALIPGTVGASPIQNIGAYGVEVMHLIEAVQVHDRVTGETRWWPHAECGFSYRESAFKADPQRHAVMRVDFRLSRVPKLQLGYAGIGEELQAMGIDSPTARDVADAVIALRRRKLPDPALIGNAGSFFKNPIVDVATATAMQGEYPAMPVFRAGSEAQRKLSAAWLIDQSGWKGHRDGDAGVSPGHALVLVNHGHASGEQLLDLARRIAASVHERFHIDIEPEPRLVGARW; from the coding sequence ATGACTGAAGCGGCGATCCGCACGCAGCACGACGCGCCCCTGCCGAACACCTTCGGCATCGCCGCCCGCGCCAGGCGGCTGCTCCAGGTCGATGACCTCGATGCGCTACCCGACGCGCTGGCCCAAGCCGGCCGCGATGCGTTGCTGGTCGGCGGCGGCAGCAACCTGTTGCTGGTCGCGCCGGAAGTGGATGCCGTCGTGCAACCCGTCGACGCCCGCATCGAACCGCTGGACGACGATGGCGACAGCGTGCGCGTGCGTGCCGCCGCCGGTGCGGTCTGGCACGACTTCGTCATGCAGACGTTGGCGAACGGCTGGTCCGGGCTGGAGAACCTGGCACTGATTCCGGGCACGGTCGGTGCCTCGCCGATCCAGAACATCGGCGCGTACGGCGTCGAGGTGATGCACCTGATCGAGGCGGTGCAGGTACACGACCGCGTCACCGGCGAGACCCGCTGGTGGCCGCACGCCGAATGCGGCTTCTCCTACCGCGAGAGCGCGTTCAAGGCCGACCCGCAGCGGCATGCGGTGATGCGCGTGGATTTCAGGCTGTCGCGCGTGCCGAAGCTGCAGCTCGGCTATGCCGGCATCGGCGAGGAACTGCAGGCGATGGGCATCGACTCGCCCACCGCGCGTGACGTCGCCGACGCGGTCATCGCGCTGCGCCGCCGCAAGCTGCCGGACCCGGCGCTGATCGGCAACGCGGGTAGCTTCTTCAAGAACCCCATCGTCGATGTCGCCACGGCCACCGCGATGCAGGGCGAATACCCCGCCATGCCGGTGTTCCGCGCCGGCAGCGAGGCGCAGCGCAAACTGTCCGCCGCGTGGCTGATCGACCAGTCCGGCTGGAAGGGCCATCGCGACGGCGATGCCGGCGTCTCGCCCGGCCACGCGCTGGTGCTAGTCAACCACGGCCACGCGAGCGGCGAACAACTGCTCGACCTCGCCCGGCGCATTGCCGCGAGCGTGCACGAACGCTTCCACATCGACATCGAACCCGAGCCCCGGCTGGTCGGGGCGCGCTGGTGA
- a CDS encoding DUF4190 domain-containing protein: MSALPPPSQGLPATRQTHGLAVVSLISGILAWMVMPIVGSIIAIITGHLARRDIRAQPERYEGDAMAVIGLVLGWGQVVMGVLGISALFLFMGGLAWFGWS, from the coding sequence ATGAGCGCGCTGCCTCCCCCATCGCAAGGCCTGCCCGCCACGCGCCAGACCCACGGCTTGGCGGTGGTGAGCCTGATCAGCGGCATCCTGGCGTGGATGGTGATGCCCATCGTCGGCTCCATCATCGCCATCATCACCGGCCATCTGGCGCGGCGTGACATCCGTGCGCAGCCCGAGCGCTACGAAGGCGATGCGATGGCCGTGATCGGCCTGGTGCTGGGTTGGGGACAGGTGGTGATGGGGGTGCTTGGCATTTCCGCGCTGTTCCTGTTCATGGGCGGTCTCGCCTGGTTCGGCTGGAGCTGA
- a CDS encoding phosphatase PAP2 family protein, whose product MADQARFGAHELGRSWWRIALLFGAILLPLWAFGALAEEVHEGEAFGFDQPFLQFAQSIHGPALDAVFLWFSKVGYLRGVVPADIVLVMLLSVLRRKREALFAGVALAGSGILNVAAKHYFGRARPSLWESLAPETTYSFPSGHAMGSMTLAAVLVLLCWRTRWRWPVLVAMSAFVMMVGLSRVYLGVHYPSDILAGWAAALAWVIGVYAVLFRGSFRPWRRPQPVE is encoded by the coding sequence ATCGCCGACCAGGCGCGCTTCGGCGCGCACGAACTGGGACGCTCCTGGTGGCGCATCGCCCTGTTGTTCGGCGCGATATTGCTGCCGCTGTGGGCATTCGGCGCACTCGCCGAAGAGGTCCACGAAGGCGAGGCGTTCGGCTTCGACCAGCCGTTCCTGCAGTTCGCGCAGTCGATCCACGGGCCCGCGCTGGACGCCGTCTTCCTGTGGTTCTCGAAGGTCGGCTACCTGCGGGGCGTGGTCCCCGCCGACATCGTCCTCGTCATGCTGCTGTCGGTGCTGCGCAGGAAGCGGGAAGCGTTGTTCGCGGGTGTGGCGCTGGCGGGTTCCGGCATCCTCAATGTCGCGGCCAAGCATTACTTCGGGCGCGCGCGGCCATCCCTGTGGGAGTCGCTGGCCCCCGAAACCACCTACAGCTTCCCCAGCGGCCATGCCATGGGCTCGATGACGCTGGCAGCGGTGCTGGTGTTGCTCTGCTGGCGCACGCGCTGGCGTTGGCCGGTGCTGGTGGCGATGTCGGCCTTCGTGATGATGGTCGGGCTGTCACGCGTCTATCTGGGTGTGCATTACCCGAGCGACATCCTCGCCGGCTGGGCCGCGGCGCTCGCCTGGGTGATCGGTGTGTATGCGGTCCTGTTCCGCGGCAGTTTCCGGCCCTGGCGGCGGCCGCAGCCGGTTGAATGA